The following proteins come from a genomic window of Montipora foliosa isolate CH-2021 chromosome 2, ASM3666993v2, whole genome shotgun sequence:
- the LOC137993180 gene encoding small ribosomal subunit protein uS7 encodes MSEDWGNDGDEAAVVAPEVQDIKLFGKWSTDDVQVSDISLTDYIAVKEKYATYLPHTAGRYASKRFRKAQCPIVERLVNSMMMHGRNNGKKLMTVTIVKHAFEIIHLLTGENPLQVLVNAIINSGPREDSTRIGRAGTVRRQAVDVSPLRRVNQAIWLLCTGARESSFRNIKSIAECLADELINAAKGSSNSYAIKKKDELERVAKSNR; translated from the exons ATGTCTGAGGACTGGGGTAATGATGGAGATGAAGCTGCTGTGGTAGCACCTGAAGTTCAAGATATCAAACTCTTTGGGAAATGGAGTACAGATGATGTTCAAGTCAGTGACATCAGTTTGACT GACTATATTGCAGTCAAGGAGAAGTATGCAACTTATCTCCCTCACACTGCAGGTCGTTATGCCTCAAAGAGGTTCAGGAAGGCACAG TGTCCCATTGTGGAGCGATTGGTTAACTCTATGATGATGCATGGACGAAACAATGGCAAGAAGTTGATGACTGTTACAATTGTAAAACATGCATTTGAGATCATTCATCTTCTGACAGGAGAG AACCCTCTGCAGGTGTTAGTGAATGCCATCATTAATAGTGGGCCTCGTGAAGACTCCACCCGCATTGGTCGTGCAGGTACTGTGCGTCGTCAAGCTGTAGATGTGTCTCCCTTGAGGCGAGTGAATCAAGCTATATGGCTTCTCTGTACCGGTGCCCGTGAGTCTTCATTCCGAAACATTAAATCCATAGCGGAGTGTCTTGCGGATGAGCTTATCAATGCTGCTAAG gGTTCATCAAATTCCTATGCAATCAAGAAGAAAGACGAGTTGGAGCGTGTTGCCAAGTCAAACCGTTAA